In Drosophila santomea strain STO CAGO 1482 chromosome 2L, Prin_Dsan_1.1, whole genome shotgun sequence, a single window of DNA contains:
- the LOC120449908 gene encoding RNA-binding protein 39, with protein MAEDFDVEAMLEAPYMKNNVSAGSGGRGGRRRSGSSPGGGGHDDDAENGPRNGSGGGSSHKKQSKRSRSRSGSRDGKSRRDRGNERSSHRDKDKERDRNRDGGDRDRHRREGGDRDRERERERERDRTRRSRSRDERGGGGRYGDRDKDRRDRRGGSKSMQVDRSRDKRRRSRSRDQQRKRLSPIRERKRSHSRSRDRNSRRRGTNSPRRRSPANGADRTPPTELSPEERDARTVFCIQLSQRVRARDLEEFFSSVGKVRDVRLITCNKTKRFKGIAYIEFEDPESVALALGLSGQRLLGVPIMVQHTQAEKNRLQNAAPAFQPKSHTGPMRLYVGSLHFNITEDMLRGIFEPFGKIDAIQLIMDTETGRSKGYGFITYHNADDAKKALEQLNGFELAGRLMKVGNVTERLDMNTTSLDTDEMDRTGIDLGATGRLQLMFKLAEGAGLAVPQAAANALLATAPQPAPLQQQEVAPSIATQCFILSNMFDPRTETNPTWDVEIKDDVLEECAKHGGVLHIHVDTISPTGTVYVKCPSTTTAVLAVNALHGRWFAGRVITAAYVPVINYHTMFPDSMNVADLVTSTRKNTDD; from the exons ATGGCCGAGGACTTCGATGTGGAGGCGATGCTCGAGGCGCCGTATATGAAAAAC AATGTCAGTGCGGGCAGCGGTGGACGTGGTGGACGCAGGCGCAGCGGCAGCAGTCCCGGTGGCGGAGGACACGATGATGACGCCGAGAATGGTCCACGGaacggcagcggcggcggaaGCTCAcacaaaaagcaaagcaagCGATCCCG GAGTAGAAGCGGCTCACGAGATGGCAAGTCTCGGCGAGATCGCGGCAACGAACGTAGCAGTCATCGGGACAAGGACAAAGAGCGCGATCGAAACCGCGACGGAGGCGACCGGGATCGACACCGCAGGGAAGGCGGCGATCGTGACCGGGAGCGAGAACGTGAGCGCGAACGCGACAGAACTCGGCGCAGTCGATCGCGGGATGAACGCGGTGGAGGTGGACGCTACGGCGATCGTGACAAGGATCGGCGAGATCGTCGCGGCGGCAGCAAGTCAATGCAGGTGGATCGCTCGCGTGACAAGCGTAGACGCAGTCGGTCCCGCGATCAACAGCGCAAACGGCTGAGTCCGATCCGTGAACGCAAGCGCAGTCATTCCCGCTCAAGGGATAGAAA CAGTCGCCGTCGGGGAACCAATTCGCCACGACGCCGCTCACCAGCGAATGGAGCTGACCGCACCCCGCCCACCGAGCTCAGCCCCGAGGAGCGGGACGCCCGCACCGTCTTCTGCATCCAGCTGTCGCAACGAGTGCGAGCACGTGACCTGGAGGAGTTCTTCTCCAGCGTGGGCAAGGTGCGCGACGTGCGTCTAATCACGTGCAACAAGACGAAGCGCTTTAAGGGTATTGCCTATATAGAGTTCGAAGATCCCGAATCCGTGGCACTGGCTCTGGGCCTCTCCGGCCAGCGGCTGCTCGGCGTGCCCATCATGGTGCAGCACACGCAGGCTGAGAAGAATCGCCTCCAGAATGCTGCACCCGCATTCCAACCGAAGAGTCACACGGGTCCCATGCGCCTCTACGTGGGATCACTGCACTTTAACATTACCGAGGACATGCTGCGGGGCATATTCGAGCCCTTTGGCAAGATCGATGCCATTCAACTGATCATGGATACGGAGACGGGCCGATCCAAGGGCTACGGATTTATCACG taCCACAATGCTGACGATGCCAAAAAGGCTCTGGAACAACTGAACGGCTTTGAGCTGGCCGGTCGCCTTATGAAAGTGGGCAATGTGACGGAGCGCCTGGACATGAATACCACCTCGCTTGACACCGACGAGATGGATCGCACGGGCATCGATCTTGGTGCTACAGGACGCTTGCAGCTGATGTTCAAGCTAGCGGAAGGAGCCGGTTTGGCAGTGCCCCAGGCAGCTGCGAATGCGCTGCTGGCCACAGCTCCGCAACCGGCGCCGTTGCAGCAACAGGAGGTGGCACCATCGATAGCCACACAGTGCTTCATACTGTCCAATATGTTTGATCCACGGACGGAGACAAACCCCACCTGGGACGTGGAAATCAAGGACGATGTGCTAGAGGAGTGCGCCAAACACGGCGGAGTGCTGCACATCCACGTGGACACCATCTCGCCCACGGGAACTGTGTACGTGAAGTGCCCGAGCACAACGACTGCTGTGCTGGCAGTAAATGCACTGCACGGACGCTGGTTTGCCGGTCGAGTGATCACGGCGGCCTATGTGCCCGTGATCAACTACCACACCATGTTTCCGGACTCCATGAACGTCGCCGATCTGGTGACGTCTACGCGCAAGAACACCGACGATTGA
- the LOC120449919 gene encoding ras-related protein Rab-30 → MEDYKFLFKIVLVGNAGVGKTCLVRRFTQGLFPPGQGATIGVDFMIKTVEVEGEKIKLQIWDTAGQERFRSITQSYYRSAHALILVYDISCQPTFDCLPDWLREIQEYANSKVLKILVGNKTDRDDREIPTQIGEEFAKQHDMYFLETSAKEAENVERLFYEIAAELIGQARSKDGSSSAAAAAAQRQSEGNSIGLGSFSAKAAQTNCCGGLASGGSNSSQAG, encoded by the coding sequence ATGGAGGACTACAAGTTCCTGTTCAAAATCGTCCTGGTTGGCAATGCTGGTGTTGGAAAAACCTGCCTAGTGCGCCGCTTTACTCAGGGCCTGTTTCCACCTGGCCAGGGTGCCACCATTGGCGTGGACTTCATGATTAAGACTGTGGAGGTGGAGGGCGAGAAGATCAAGCTACAAATCTGGGACACCGCCGGCCAGGAGCGGTTCCGATCCATTACGCAAAGCTACTATCGATCGGCTCACGCCTTGATACTGGTGTACGACATCAGCTGCCAGCCCACATTCGACTGCCTACCAGACTGGCTGCGCGAGATCCAGGAATACGCGAACTCCAAGGTACTCAAAATTCTGGTGGGTAACAAGACGGACAGGGATGATCGAGAGATACCCACCCAAATTGGCGAAGAGTTCGCCAAACAGCATGACATGTACTTCTTGGAGACGTCCGCCAAGGAGGCGGAGAATGTCGAGCGGTTGTTCTACGAAATTGCCGCCGAATTAATTGGTCAGGCTAGAAGCAAGGATGGCAGTAGTTCGGCCGCAGCGGCGGCCGCCCAGCGCCAATCGGAGGGCAACTCCATCGGCCTGGGGAGCTTTAGTGCCAAGGCAGCGCAGACCAATTGCTGTGGCGGACTCGCCAGCGGCGGCTCCAACTCTAGTCAAGCGGGCTGA
- the LOC120443830 gene encoding mitochondrial magnesium exporter 1 translates to MEEVEITTQKKSNPVKSFIAGGVGGMCNVLVGHPLDTIKVRLQTMPTPLPGQPPRYKGVIDCAARTFRHEGVRGFYRGISAPLVGVTPIYAVDFAVYAAGKRLFQTDDHIRLTYPQIFAAGALAGVCSALVTVPTDRIKVLLQTQTVSNGPLLYNGTIDTAAKLYRQGGIRSLFKGTCACILRDSPTGFYFVTYEFLQELARKKSATGKISTTSTILSGGTAGIVFWTLAVPFDVLKSRLQSAPEGTYKHGIRSVFRDLMATEGPKALFRGILPILLRAFPSTAAVFFGVELTNDLLKA, encoded by the exons ATGGAGGAGGTCGAAATCACAACGCAAAAGAAATCCAATCCCGTAAAGTCCTTTATTGCGGGCGGAGTGGGAGGCATGTGCAATGTGCTCGTTGGCCATCCCTTGGACACAATAAAG GTCCGTCTCCAAACCATGCCCACACCTCTGCCTGGACAACCGCCGAGATACAAAGGAGTCATAGATTGCGCCGCCAGGACATTTCGTCACGAGGGTGTCCGTGGATTCTACAGAGGAATATCCGCTCCTCTCGTGGGAGTAACGCCCATCTATGCCGTGGACTTTGCCGTCTATGCGGCGGGTAAACGATTGTTCCAAACCGATGACCACATTCGGCTCACCTACCCACAAATCTTCGCCGCCGGTGCCTTGGCCGGAGTTTGTTCCGCCCTAGTCACAGTACCTACCGATCGAATAAAAGTCCTCCTACAGACGCAAACCGTGTCCAATGGACCTCTCCTCTACAATGGAACCATCGACACAGCTGCAAAGCTCTACAGGCAGGGTGGCATTAGGAGCCTCTTTAAGGGAACATGCGCGTGCATTCTGAGAG ACTCGCCCACCGGTTTTTACTTTGTCACCTACGAGTTCCTGCAGGAATTGGCCAGAAAGAAGTCCGCCACCGGAAAGATTAGCACCACATCAACGATACTGTCTGGCGGAACGGCGGGCATTGTGTTTTGGACTTTGGCCGTGCCGTTCGATGTACTTAAAAGCCGTCTCCAGTCAG CACCTGAGGGCACATACAAACATGGCATTCGTAGCGTTTTTAGAGACCTGATGGCCACAGAGGGTCCAAAAGCTCTATTTCGCGGAATCCTGCCAATTCTACTTCGTGCCTTTCCCTCCACTGCAGCAGTTTTCTTCGGCGTGGAGCTAACCAATGATTTGTTGAAggcttaa